Part of the Arthrobacter globiformis genome is shown below.
GAACGTTTCCGTGGACCCGCACGCGGCCGCGGAGGTCTTCGCCGCCTACGGGGGCCTTCCGGAGGACAGCCTTCCGGTGGTGTGCGCCCTCGAGACCACCGAACGCATTGAGCTGCGGCCCGAGCACCTGCGGCGGCTCGCCGAGGCTGCCGGAGCCGAACCGGAACTCGTGTTGCCCGAACAGCCGGAAGGCCAGCGCAGCCGCTCGGGCAACCCGCTCGTGGCGTGCCTCTCGGATGCCATCCGCTTCTACATGGAGTTCCACCGGCTCTACGACCAGGGCTACATCGCGCACATGCATGACGCGTTCGCCGCAGCTGCGGCCATCGGACGCACCCCGTTCGGCACGCGGCCGGCCACAGTGCACGTGGAAACGGAATCGTCCCGTCTGGTCGGGACCACCGTTGCCGACTTCCGGGGCATCTGGAAGGAGCCGTTCAATGCCAGGATTGTCACCTCAAACGATCCCGAGCAGTGCTTCGACGAACTGATCTCCTCGGTGGGCAAGCTGGCCGCGGCAGCGGGGCAGCGTAGCTAGCCGTGCCTGCGGGTCGGTAGGATGGTAGCCGCGCCAAGGTGACATAGGCGCCTGCTTCCGCGTACGCGGAAGATCACGCCACGGGTGCGGGACCCGCCGTTTTCAGCCTAAGGATCCACCATGTCACAGCAGTCGCTTACGCTTCCCCCCACGGACCGGAAAGCCGCCCGCCGCCGGAGGCTCCTCGAACTGCTCGGCGCCGCTGCCATCGCCGCCACCTTCATCTTCCTGGTCCTCACCCAGCCTGCCGACATTGCGGGCGGGCTCGGCAGCGTTTCCTCGCTCGTCGCGCTGGGCGGATTCCTCCTTGGCGCCCTGCTGCTGATCGTGGGCGTGCTCCCCACCCTGCCCACGTCCACCGTGGTGCTCATTCCGGTGGCCCTTGTCCTGAACATCGTGCTGGGACAGCTCATGGGCACCAGCGGCCTGCCGTTCTACCTCGATTCCATCGGCACCGTGCTCATCGCCGTCCTGGCAGGACCTGCGGCCGGCGCCGCCACCGGTGCCCTGAGCAGCATCGTGTGGTCGTTCTTCAACCCCACGGTCCTGCCCTTCGCGGCCGGCGCCGCCCTGATCGGCTTCCTGGCCGGTGTGGCCGCACGCTACGGGCTGTTCCGCCGGTTCTACCTGGCCCCGGTTGCCGGCTTCGTTACCGGCATCATCGCCGGGGTCGTGTCCGCGCCGATCGCCGCGTTCGTCTTTGGCGGCACCTCAGGGGCGGGCACCGGTGCGATCGTCAGCGCCTTCCGTGCCATGGGCGACACCCTGCTGGCCGCCATCACCAAGCAGGCCCTGATCTCCGATCCCATGGACAAGGCCATCGTCTTCGCCATCGCCGCCATGCTGGTCTACGCCCTGCCGCGGCGCACCACGTTCCAGTTCCCGTTCGTCCGCCGCTTCCGCGTCCTGGCCGGCAAGGAGCCGGCCGCGCGGAATTCCTGACCACTGGGGATTCCTGACCAGGTGGCCGCACGCCTCAACCCGCTGACCGCGCTGACGGCTGCCGCCGCCGTGCTGGTCATTACGACGGCGGCCTCCAGTTGGGCGGCATCCCTCACCGTGGCAGTCGGCGCAGTGCTGCTATCCGCCGCCGCGGGCATCGTGCGGCGGGTTCTCCTGGCCGCGGCAGCCATCGTTGTGCCCTTCTGGCTTTCGCTGCTGGTGATCCACGGCCTTTTCTTCCCGGAGGGGCGCACGGTGCTGGCCGCCTGGGGCCCCGCCCGGGTCACCGTCGAGGGTCTGACCTTCGCCCTGGAAATGGGGCTCCGCACGGCAGCCTTCGTCCTGGTGCTGATGGTGTTTTCCTTCAGCGTCAGGATCCCCGAGCTGGTTGCCGCCCTGGCTGCCCGCCGTGTCCCGCCGCAGGTGGGATATGTGCTGGCCTCCACGCTGCTTCTTGCCCCGCTGGTCGCCGCGCGGCTGGACAAGGTCCGCCGGGCGCAGGAGTCGCGCGGACTTGTGGTGGGACGGGGGATTGGCAGCCGGGTCGTGGCCATCCGGCTGCAGAT
Proteins encoded:
- a CDS encoding nucleoside hydrolase, with amino-acid sequence MPSILMDVDTGIDDALALVYLLSRPEVRIEAITCTAGNVGARQVALNNLALLELCGRAGVEVAVGAEVPLEIPLVTTEETHGPQGIGYAELPPPKRGISSRHAVDVWVETARARPGEVTGLITGPLTNFALALRAEPDLPKLLKGLVIMGGCFNYQGNTTPTAEWNVSVDPHAAAEVFAAYGGLPEDSLPVVCALETTERIELRPEHLRRLAEAAGAEPELVLPEQPEGQRSRSGNPLVACLSDAIRFYMEFHRLYDQGYIAHMHDAFAAAAAIGRTPFGTRPATVHVETESSRLVGTTVADFRGIWKEPFNARIVTSNDPEQCFDELISSVGKLAAAAGQRS
- a CDS encoding ECF transporter S component — encoded protein: MSQQSLTLPPTDRKAARRRRLLELLGAAAIAATFIFLVLTQPADIAGGLGSVSSLVALGGFLLGALLLIVGVLPTLPTSTVVLIPVALVLNIVLGQLMGTSGLPFYLDSIGTVLIAVLAGPAAGAATGALSSIVWSFFNPTVLPFAAGAALIGFLAGVAARYGLFRRFYLAPVAGFVTGIIAGVVSAPIAAFVFGGTSGAGTGAIVSAFRAMGDTLLAAITKQALISDPMDKAIVFAIAAMLVYALPRRTTFQFPFVRRFRVLAGKEPAARNS
- a CDS encoding energy-coupling factor transporter transmembrane component T family protein, encoding MAARLNPLTALTAAAAVLVITTAASSWAASLTVAVGAVLLSAAAGIVRRVLLAAAAIVVPFWLSLLVIHGLFFPEGRTVLAAWGPARVTVEGLTFALEMGLRTAAFVLVLMVFSFSVRIPELVAALAARRVPPQVGYVLASTLLLAPLVAARLDKVRRAQESRGLVVGRGIGSRVVAIRLQMVPLVLGLVHDAGMRAQSLDARGFRSPGPRTSYTEVRDSAAQATFRVLAIVLALAAGGWRIADALLAGTLSGSGGG